Proteins from one Bradyrhizobium roseum genomic window:
- a CDS encoding alpha/beta fold hydrolase, with amino-acid sequence MTDFSNVFEMPRAARESACVVALHCSLGSGRQWKALGDELKRSHRFFAPDISGYGANGCALDLPLTLAEEIRAIGDTLNDAEGPIHLVGHSYGGAIAFAIATRFPFAHRLRSLTLIEPVLPTLLSDSEADRRLYARFAQVARDVSEDIWNGSVLEAIDQFMAFWAGSAPQDPLTEGARARMIERAHKLAFDFQAAFAEQNVAEAAASLRVPTLLLSGGTSPYVTQRIVERLGEIIGGAEIRHLPDAGHMLPLTHAASVNSLIAEHIARADELATAPLAAPDSAGVNRRRGEGGTSWRLARMRAFWYRLRPKPGTIC; translated from the coding sequence ATGACCGACTTTTCGAATGTATTTGAGATGCCGCGTGCGGCGCGCGAAAGCGCGTGCGTCGTGGCGCTGCATTGCTCGCTCGGCTCGGGCCGCCAATGGAAGGCGCTCGGCGATGAACTGAAGCGCAGCCACCGGTTTTTCGCCCCCGATATTTCCGGCTATGGCGCCAATGGCTGCGCGCTCGACCTGCCGTTGACGCTCGCGGAAGAGATCCGCGCGATCGGCGACACGCTCAACGACGCGGAGGGGCCGATCCATCTCGTCGGCCATTCCTATGGCGGCGCGATTGCGTTTGCGATCGCGACCCGGTTTCCGTTCGCACACCGCCTGCGAAGCCTGACGCTGATCGAACCGGTACTGCCGACGCTGTTGTCCGACAGCGAGGCCGATCGCAGGCTCTACGCACGCTTCGCGCAGGTCGCGCGTGACGTTTCCGAGGACATCTGGAACGGATCGGTGCTCGAGGCGATCGACCAGTTCATGGCGTTCTGGGCCGGGTCCGCCCCGCAGGATCCGCTGACGGAGGGCGCGCGGGCGCGCATGATCGAACGCGCGCACAAGCTGGCGTTCGATTTCCAGGCGGCGTTCGCCGAGCAAAACGTCGCGGAAGCCGCCGCCTCGCTGCGCGTTCCGACGCTGCTGCTGTCGGGCGGAACGTCGCCCTACGTCACCCAGCGCATCGTGGAGCGGCTCGGCGAGATCATCGGCGGCGCCGAGATCCGCCACCTGCCGGACGCCGGCCACATGCTGCCACTGACCCATGCCGCGTCTGTCAATTCGCTGATCGCCGAACATATCGCCCGGGCCGACGAACTCGCCACCGCTCCGCTGGCAGCCCCCGACAGTGCCGGCGTCAACCGCCGGCGGGGCGAAGGGGGAACGTCTTGGCGCTTGGCGCGGATGCGGGCCTTCTGGTATCGGTTGAGACCGAAACCGGGAACGATATGCTGA
- a CDS encoding class I SAM-dependent methyltransferase has protein sequence MAAQSATAATQTQADPAPDLAALKTRQQAAWSSGNYAIVGATLQIVGEELCEALDLKAGSNVLDVAAGNGMASLAAARRWCDVTSTDYVPALLERGQARAAAEGWSIEFREADAENLPFDDNRFDNVLSTFGVMFTPNQDRAAAELMRVCKPGGKIGLANWTPDGFIGQLFKTLGKHLPPPAGTRSPALWGTPARLHDMFDAGARSIRTESRLFKFRYRSPSHFLDVFKTYYGPVLKAFAALEPAKQEELHNDLHALIVRMNRSGDGTMVVPSEYLEVVITKQ, from the coding sequence ATGGCCGCCCAATCCGCGACCGCAGCCACCCAGACCCAGGCCGATCCGGCCCCTGATCTGGCCGCCCTCAAGACGCGCCAGCAGGCGGCGTGGTCGTCGGGCAATTACGCCATCGTCGGCGCGACGCTGCAGATCGTCGGCGAGGAGCTTTGCGAGGCGCTGGACCTCAAGGCGGGCTCGAACGTGCTCGACGTTGCGGCCGGCAACGGCATGGCGAGCCTCGCGGCGGCGCGGCGATGGTGCGACGTCACCTCGACCGACTACGTGCCGGCGTTGCTGGAACGGGGACAAGCGCGCGCCGCGGCGGAAGGCTGGTCCATCGAATTCCGCGAAGCCGATGCGGAAAACCTGCCGTTCGATGACAACCGTTTCGACAACGTGCTCTCCACCTTCGGCGTCATGTTCACGCCGAACCAGGACCGCGCGGCCGCCGAGTTGATGCGGGTATGCAAGCCCGGGGGCAAAATCGGCCTCGCCAACTGGACGCCGGACGGCTTCATCGGGCAGCTCTTCAAGACGCTCGGCAAGCACCTGCCGCCGCCCGCCGGAACCAGGTCGCCGGCACTGTGGGGCACGCCGGCGCGGCTGCACGACATGTTCGACGCCGGCGCGCGCTCGATCCGGACGGAATCGCGCCTGTTCAAGTTCCGCTACCGCTCGCCGTCGCATTTCCTCGACGTGTTCAAGACCTATTACGGCCCGGTGCTGAAAGCGTTTGCGGCGCTGGAGCCGGCCAAACAGGAAGAGCTGCACAACGACCTGCATGCCCTGATCGTGCGGATGAACCGTTCCGGCGACGGCACCATGGTCGTGCCGAGCGAGTATCTCGAGGTCGTCATCACCAAGCAGTGA
- a CDS encoding winged helix-turn-helix domain-containing tetratricopeptide repeat protein, whose amino-acid sequence MQFHFSDHVLDVRLRELTRGGESIAVEPQVFDLLVHLIENRDHVVTKDDLIETVWDGRIVSESTLTSRINAARRAVGDSGKLQAVIRTIARKGFRFVGDVQKLRNGGEAPAVAAPALDFTGEPLHRPLPALDRTAIAVMPFVNLSGESEQEYFSEGISEDIITALSKLRWFYVIARNSSFVYKGKSVHHQEIGEDLGVGYLVEGSVRKEGDHVRIAAQLVDVATGSHLWAERYDRDLADVFAVQDEITQAVVAAIEPQLYAAENFRARRKAPDNMDAWGLVMRALSHYWRVTRQDNLVAQALLEKAIAVDPNYGQALSLLASCHTFSAHMGWEDMAKAIPLAERAALAAILADSEDAWAHYALASVYLFYRRFDDCLAEFELALRLNPSFSPARGLYGVALAYRGRWEEGDRAAREALKLSPRDPFAAIYSGVAAYSQYVGGNYAEAIRLCREALRQRTDFVGAHRVLTAALGMEGDADAAKAALEGLHRTQPNLTLAWLASELPFEHDADKAHYLEGFRRAGLK is encoded by the coding sequence GTGCAATTTCACTTTTCCGACCACGTGCTTGACGTCAGGCTGCGCGAACTGACCCGCGGCGGTGAAAGCATCGCCGTCGAACCGCAGGTGTTCGATCTCTTGGTTCACCTGATCGAGAACCGCGACCATGTCGTCACCAAGGACGATCTGATCGAGACGGTGTGGGACGGCCGCATCGTGTCCGAATCCACGCTGACCAGCCGGATCAACGCCGCGCGCCGCGCGGTCGGCGACAGCGGCAAGCTCCAGGCCGTCATCCGCACCATCGCGCGAAAGGGCTTTCGTTTCGTCGGCGACGTGCAGAAGCTGCGCAACGGCGGCGAAGCACCTGCCGTTGCGGCCCCGGCGCTCGATTTCACCGGTGAACCGCTGCACCGGCCGTTGCCGGCGCTCGACCGCACGGCGATCGCGGTGATGCCCTTCGTCAACCTCTCGGGCGAATCCGAGCAGGAGTATTTTTCCGAAGGGATCAGCGAGGACATCATCACCGCGCTGTCGAAGTTGCGCTGGTTCTACGTGATCGCGCGCAATTCCTCGTTCGTCTACAAGGGAAAATCCGTCCATCACCAGGAGATCGGCGAGGATCTCGGCGTCGGCTACCTCGTCGAAGGCTCTGTGCGCAAGGAGGGTGACCACGTCCGCATTGCGGCCCAGCTCGTCGACGTCGCCACCGGCAGCCATCTGTGGGCGGAGCGCTACGACCGCGATCTCGCCGACGTGTTCGCGGTGCAGGACGAGATCACCCAGGCGGTGGTCGCCGCGATCGAGCCGCAGCTCTACGCCGCCGAGAATTTCAGGGCTCGCCGCAAGGCGCCCGACAACATGGACGCGTGGGGCCTCGTCATGCGGGCGCTGTCGCATTACTGGCGCGTGACGCGGCAGGACAATCTGGTGGCGCAGGCGCTCCTGGAAAAGGCGATCGCCGTCGATCCGAATTATGGCCAAGCGCTCAGCCTGCTCGCCTCCTGCCACACCTTCAGCGCCCATATGGGCTGGGAAGACATGGCAAAAGCCATTCCGCTGGCGGAGCGTGCGGCACTGGCGGCGATCCTGGCCGACAGCGAGGATGCGTGGGCGCATTATGCGCTCGCCAGCGTCTATCTGTTCTACCGGCGCTTTGACGATTGCCTCGCCGAATTCGAACTGGCGCTGCGGCTCAATCCCAGTTTCTCGCCAGCGCGCGGCCTCTATGGCGTCGCGCTGGCCTATCGCGGTCGCTGGGAGGAGGGTGACCGCGCCGCGCGCGAGGCGCTGAAGCTGTCGCCGCGCGATCCCTTTGCCGCGATCTATTCCGGCGTCGCCGCCTACAGCCAGTATGTTGGCGGCAACTACGCCGAGGCGATCCGCCTGTGCCGCGAGGCGCTGCGGCAGCGCACCGATTTCGTCGGCGCCCACCGCGTGCTGACGGCCGCGCTCGGCATGGAAGGCGACGCCGATGCTGCCAAGGCCGCACTCGAAGGCCTCCACCGCACCCAGCCCAACCTTACGCTCGCCTGGCTCGCCAGCGAACTGCCGTTTGAGCACGACGCCGACAAGGCGCATTATCTCGAAGGATTTCGCCGCGCGGGCTTGAAATAG
- a CDS encoding tautomerase family protein, whose translation MPLIEVHVIENVFDAEQKRQIIAKLTDAMVSIEGEAMRGVTWVKISEVASGDWGIGGQPLTTGDVKAFVAGRKVA comes from the coding sequence ATGCCGTTGATAGAAGTTCACGTGATCGAGAACGTGTTCGATGCCGAGCAGAAGCGCCAGATCATCGCCAAACTCACCGATGCCATGGTGTCGATCGAGGGCGAGGCGATGCGCGGCGTCACCTGGGTCAAGATTTCCGAAGTCGCCAGCGGCGACTGGGGCATCGGCGGCCAGCCGCTGACCACCGGTGACGTCAAGGCGTTCGTGGCCGGCCGAAAGGTGGCCTGA
- a CDS encoding DUF1127 domain-containing protein encodes MTILATIPTSSSRPLIWRTALFLARSRRLATRFVAAVIARHERHTTRIAMHRLDDRQLKDIAMVRSQIDSRLEELAQTRAKMQQPGWH; translated from the coding sequence ATGACCATACTCGCCACCATCCCGACTTCGTCCTCCAGGCCATTGATTTGGCGAACCGCGCTGTTTCTGGCGCGCAGCCGCCGCCTCGCCACCCGCTTCGTCGCCGCCGTGATCGCCCGCCACGAGCGCCACACCACCCGCATCGCAATGCACCGCCTCGACGACCGCCAGCTCAAGGACATCGCCATGGTCCGCTCGCAGATCGACTCGCGGCTGGAAGAACTGGCGCAGACGCGGGCAAAGATGCAGCAGCCGGGGTGGCATTGA
- a CDS encoding adenylate/guanylate cyclase domain-containing protein yields the protein MNEVKDRAGFLREGLFAKYVVALVGLVVFVLAVNGAIETWITYRSIKSSVNDGMSEKAEATAKRIQQSLSDLERQISWVTRASSNTTDLRRADYAQLLRQVPQVSQLSLLNAQGREQIRMTRQTVTLDSNADFSRDVRLTETLSRGTPFAPAYFRGERPFMSIALSHADGSVTIAEVDLDFLSEFLIDAQVGKVAFAYITDSRGDVLATSSTGPEVGKNLSALPQVAAVSKPGGVAPASGTDIKGNAVLTTSSLVPKLGWHVFFEQETAQALTPIRDQLVRIALLIGLGLVVAIIAGIIMARRMLVPITALRAGARRLGAGDFGHRIEVKTSDELEELANQFNGMAGQLAETYSNLEAKVNERTRDLAQSINELKVLEEVGRAVASSLDLNAVLPTVAARALEITHADAVLIYGYDAANRQFNLTESIGIDKAAEGGHRAIDAHNSPLGEAAATGEPIAMPDLGTVADHPLRDVAMEAGFHSVLVVPLVDQTGILGSLVVLRQNAGEFSDNLIGLMKTFAHQAVLAMRNARLFTEVDHKSRELQDANSIVSQQARKLQEQTDQLKDWNKSLEERVETQLGEIERIRRLERFLAPQVAQLIASSDGHEGLLDSHRREVTVVFCDLRGFTAFTETTEPEEAMNVLREYHAALGELIFKYEGTLDRYAGDGVMILFNAPIQFEDHTARAVRMSVEMRDTIGELTEKWRNRGHNLGFGIGIALGYATLGQIGFEQRLEYAAIGSVTNLASRLCDEAKANQIVVSRRVYGMVEPWVEGRPIDDLNLKGFNHPILAAEIMSWREEVDNVVDAAAARRKKMQ from the coding sequence ATGAACGAGGTCAAGGACAGAGCAGGGTTTCTGCGCGAAGGGCTGTTCGCCAAATACGTCGTCGCCTTGGTCGGCCTCGTCGTGTTCGTGCTTGCGGTCAACGGCGCGATCGAAACCTGGATCACCTACCGCAGCATCAAGAGCTCGGTCAACGACGGCATGTCGGAAAAGGCGGAAGCCACCGCCAAGCGGATCCAGCAATCGCTGTCCGACCTCGAGCGGCAGATTTCCTGGGTGACGCGCGCCTCCTCCAACACCACCGATCTGCGCCGCGCCGACTACGCCCAGTTGCTTCGGCAGGTGCCGCAGGTCAGCCAGCTTTCGCTGCTCAACGCCCAGGGCCGCGAGCAGATCCGCATGACGCGCCAGACCGTCACGCTGGACAGCAACGCCGATTTTTCCCGCGATGTCCGGCTGACCGAGACGCTTTCGCGCGGCACGCCTTTCGCGCCGGCCTATTTCCGCGGCGAGCGGCCATTCATGTCGATCGCGCTGTCGCACGCCGACGGCAGCGTCACCATCGCCGAGGTCGACCTCGACTTCCTGTCGGAGTTCCTGATCGACGCCCAGGTCGGCAAGGTGGCGTTCGCCTACATTACCGATTCCAGGGGCGACGTGCTGGCGACCTCCTCGACCGGGCCCGAGGTCGGCAAGAACCTGTCGGCGCTGCCGCAGGTCGCAGCCGTCAGCAAGCCCGGCGGCGTGGCGCCGGCATCGGGCACCGATATCAAGGGCAACGCGGTGCTGACCACGTCGAGCCTGGTGCCGAAACTCGGCTGGCACGTGTTCTTCGAGCAGGAGACGGCGCAGGCGCTGACGCCGATCCGCGACCAGCTGGTGCGGATCGCGCTTCTGATCGGGCTCGGCCTCGTGGTCGCGATCATCGCCGGTATCATCATGGCGCGGCGCATGCTGGTGCCGATCACGGCGCTGCGGGCCGGCGCGCGGCGGCTCGGCGCCGGCGATTTCGGCCATCGCATCGAGGTGAAAACCTCCGACGAGCTGGAGGAACTGGCCAACCAGTTCAACGGCATGGCCGGACAGCTCGCCGAGACCTATTCGAACCTCGAAGCCAAGGTGAACGAACGGACGCGCGACCTCGCGCAATCGATCAACGAATTGAAGGTGCTCGAGGAGGTCGGCCGCGCCGTCGCCTCCTCGCTCGACCTCAACGCCGTGCTGCCGACGGTCGCCGCGCGCGCGCTGGAAATCACCCATGCCGACGCCGTGCTGATCTACGGCTATGACGCCGCCAACCGCCAGTTCAACCTCACCGAATCGATCGGCATCGACAAGGCGGCCGAAGGCGGCCACCGCGCCATCGACGCCCACAACTCGCCGCTCGGCGAAGCCGCCGCGACCGGCGAGCCGATCGCGATGCCCGATCTCGGCACGGTGGCGGATCATCCGCTGCGCGATGTTGCGATGGAAGCCGGCTTCCACTCCGTGCTCGTCGTCCCGCTGGTCGACCAGACCGGCATTCTCGGTTCGCTGGTGGTGCTGCGGCAGAACGCCGGCGAATTCTCCGACAACCTGATCGGCCTGATGAAGACCTTTGCGCACCAGGCGGTGCTGGCGATGCGCAACGCGAGGCTGTTCACCGAGGTGGACCACAAGAGCCGCGAGCTTCAGGACGCCAACAGCATTGTCAGCCAGCAGGCCCGCAAGCTTCAGGAACAGACCGACCAGCTCAAGGACTGGAACAAATCGCTCGAGGAACGCGTCGAAACCCAACTGGGCGAGATCGAGCGCATCCGGCGCCTGGAGCGCTTCCTGGCGCCGCAGGTGGCGCAACTGATCGCTTCCTCGGACGGCCATGAAGGCCTGCTCGACAGCCACCGCCGCGAGGTCACGGTGGTGTTCTGCGACCTGCGCGGCTTCACGGCATTTACCGAGACCACCGAGCCGGAAGAGGCGATGAACGTGCTGCGCGAATATCACGCCGCGCTCGGCGAACTGATCTTCAAGTACGAAGGCACGCTCGACCGCTATGCCGGCGACGGCGTGATGATCCTGTTCAACGCGCCGATCCAGTTCGAAGACCACACCGCGCGCGCCGTCCGCATGTCGGTGGAGATGCGCGACACCATCGGCGAACTGACCGAGAAGTGGCGCAACCGCGGCCACAATCTCGGCTTCGGCATCGGCATCGCGCTGGGCTACGCCACGCTCGGCCAGATCGGCTTCGAGCAGCGGCTGGAATACGCCGCGATCGGCAGCGTCACCAACCTCGCCTCGCGGCTATGCGACGAAGCCAAGGCCAACCAGATCGTGGTGAGCCGCCGTGTCTACGGCATGGTCGAACCGTGGGTCGAAGGCAGGCCGATCGACGATCTGAACCTGAAGGGGTTCAACCATCCGATCCTGGCCGCGGAGATCATGAGCTGGCGCGAGGAAGTCGACAACGTGGTCGATGCGGCGGCGGCGCGACGGAAGAAGATGCAGTAG
- a CDS encoding AsmA family protein — MRALKIVGAVIGVVVAIVAVLLVVGIPSGYLTAQIQERVEQETGYKLAINGGARIGLWPSLNITLNDITVQHPKDRDINRHFAAASIEAEVTLASLWAGKPHITELAIIRPVANLPLRRERDRDIAPAARPAAGKSSDAFTIDHISVSGGTVILSNVRDRVENRIETVNVDIAIDSARKVVLTGSARRSGYPLKFDIKAALPAGPIERQNIPADIRIDAPDLLRAPLAAKAEARLNGAVAMINSVTGTLGDAAFNGWASVDLSSKPLVKLDLDFQKLAIAATRSTGDSSAQPWSSATLEINGLNYIDLQARISAAELTVGDARFTPAAIDANLTTGVLKAQVSNLGAYEGTASGNLTVDVSTPNPTYAMQVDLTGVRALPLLDGLADFDRVDGKMQAKISVRSSGASQRAIMSNMAGTAFIVFQDGAIKGLNVAQMIRTLTASTLSGWQASEEKATDLSQLSASFKIDKGQAQTTDLSLVGPLVKMTGAGTIDLGTKQIGFRVEPKLVMTTEGQGRLSDPVGLGIPVMISGPWGSPRIYPEMQGILDNPDAAYAKLKEMGKGLFGEKGAGIGAAIGSLLGGGQSGAAGGQQGGAGGQSGTQPGGALGGGLGETLGNLLQQGLGGLGQGGAGKDGGRSGSRSIPSRTQPAEAPAQAAPVEAAQAEPPPPAVPDEATAQQDSQPMNDVLRQLFNR, encoded by the coding sequence ATGAGAGCTTTGAAAATTGTCGGCGCCGTCATTGGCGTCGTGGTCGCCATCGTCGCCGTGCTGCTGGTCGTGGGCATCCCGTCGGGTTACCTGACGGCGCAGATCCAGGAGCGCGTCGAGCAGGAGACCGGCTACAAGCTCGCCATCAATGGCGGCGCCAGGATCGGCCTGTGGCCGTCGCTCAACATCACGCTGAACGACATCACGGTGCAGCATCCGAAGGACCGCGACATTAACCGTCACTTCGCCGCCGCCAGCATCGAGGCCGAGGTAACGTTGGCCAGCCTGTGGGCCGGCAAGCCGCATATCACCGAACTCGCCATCATCCGCCCGGTGGCAAACTTGCCGCTTAGGCGCGAGCGCGACCGGGATATCGCTCCCGCCGCGAGGCCCGCGGCTGGAAAATCATCCGACGCCTTCACGATCGATCATATCAGCGTCAGCGGCGGCACGGTGATCCTCTCCAACGTGCGCGACCGCGTCGAGAACAGGATCGAGACCGTCAATGTCGACATCGCGATCGATTCCGCCCGCAAGGTCGTGCTGACGGGCAGCGCCCGGCGCAGCGGCTATCCGCTGAAATTCGATATCAAGGCGGCGCTGCCGGCAGGGCCAATCGAGCGGCAGAACATCCCGGCCGACATCAGGATCGACGCGCCCGATCTGTTGCGCGCCCCGCTCGCCGCCAAGGCCGAGGCCAGACTCAACGGCGCGGTCGCGATGATCAACAGCGTGACAGGCACGCTCGGCGACGCCGCATTCAACGGCTGGGCCTCGGTCGATCTGTCGAGCAAGCCGCTGGTGAAACTCGACCTCGATTTCCAGAAGCTCGCCATCGCCGCGACCCGCAGCACCGGCGATTCGTCCGCGCAGCCGTGGAGCAGCGCGACGCTCGAGATCAACGGCCTCAACTATATCGATCTGCAGGCGCGCATTTCCGCGGCCGAACTCACCGTCGGCGACGCCCGCTTCACGCCCGCGGCGATCGATGCCAATCTGACGACCGGCGTGCTGAAGGCGCAGGTTTCCAACCTCGGCGCCTATGAGGGCACCGCGTCAGGGAATCTGACCGTCGACGTTTCCACCCCCAATCCCACCTACGCGATGCAGGTCGACCTCACCGGCGTGCGCGCGCTGCCGTTGCTGGACGGCCTTGCCGACTTCGACAGGGTCGACGGCAAGATGCAGGCAAAAATCAGCGTGCGCTCTTCCGGCGCCAGCCAGCGCGCGATCATGTCGAACATGGCCGGCACCGCTTTCATCGTGTTCCAGGACGGCGCCATCAAGGGGCTCAATGTCGCGCAGATGATCCGCACGCTGACGGCGAGCACGCTGTCGGGCTGGCAGGCGAGCGAGGAGAAGGCGACGGATCTCTCGCAATTGTCGGCGTCGTTCAAGATCGACAAGGGCCAGGCGCAGACCACCGACCTCAGTCTGGTCGGCCCGCTGGTCAAGATGACCGGCGCCGGCACCATCGATCTCGGCACCAAGCAGATCGGATTCCGCGTCGAGCCCAAACTCGTGATGACTACCGAAGGCCAGGGCCGCCTCAGCGATCCGGTCGGGCTCGGGATTCCCGTGATGATCTCGGGACCGTGGGGAAGCCCGCGGATCTATCCGGAGATGCAAGGCATCCTCGACAATCCCGACGCCGCCTATGCCAAGCTGAAGGAGATGGGCAAGGGCCTGTTCGGCGAAAAGGGAGCCGGCATCGGGGCGGCCATCGGCAGCCTGCTCGGCGGCGGACAGTCGGGGGCGGCCGGCGGGCAGCAAGGCGGCGCCGGCGGACAAAGCGGAACCCAGCCGGGCGGGGCGCTGGGTGGCGGGCTCGGCGAGACCCTCGGCAATCTGCTGCAGCAGGGCCTGGGCGGACTTGGCCAGGGCGGCGCCGGCAAGGACGGCGGCCGGTCCGGCAGCCGCAGCATCCCAAGCCGTACCCAGCCCGCCGAAGCGCCGGCCCAGGCCGCGCCTGTGGAGGCCGCCCAGGCCGAACCGCCGCCTCCGGCGGTACCGGACGAGGCCACAGCCCAGCAGGACAGTCAGCCAATGAACGACGTCCTGCGCCAGCTTTTCAACCGTTGA